The Vescimonas coprocola genome includes a window with the following:
- a CDS encoding AAA family ATPase has product MFTPVKLGNTTLPPEVLKADKKSCKRYGPCGVGEQALYLNSFFIDRRYYVALESVRRVFKRVAMSKGGFTGKGAFGSIPYLVVELDDGSQKQCNFKHEEDVDLLLAHMARACPDIPRHSVEAERRLREKAEREAKRYLKQLTPQAQAARETLEQAQQLLEEYPEQTAKLSTAAKAKRVNDRSNPAYRWVALAIIVAGIAAVVYGIMALIRGENVGVYFALFGLAAIFFFSGAHVLPTAKNNKKAIAQEWERSISDVAALLPEDFPVPARYAHPVVLQRMIRVLREGRAQSVGEALNVMKKDLKALNASVQVEQEEYDEVVAIKPMFLLWDYE; this is encoded by the coding sequence ATGTTTACACCTGTGAAACTGGGCAATACCACTCTGCCGCCGGAGGTGCTGAAGGCAGACAAGAAGTCCTGCAAGCGCTACGGCCCCTGCGGCGTGGGGGAGCAGGCGCTCTATCTCAACAGCTTCTTCATCGACCGGCGGTACTATGTGGCACTGGAGTCCGTGCGCCGTGTCTTTAAGCGGGTGGCCATGAGCAAGGGCGGCTTCACCGGCAAGGGGGCCTTCGGCTCCATCCCCTATCTGGTGGTGGAGCTGGACGACGGCAGCCAGAAGCAGTGCAACTTCAAGCATGAGGAGGACGTGGACCTTCTGCTGGCCCACATGGCACGGGCCTGCCCGGATATCCCCCGCCACAGTGTGGAGGCGGAGCGCCGCCTGCGGGAGAAGGCCGAGCGGGAGGCCAAGCGCTATCTCAAGCAGCTGACGCCGCAGGCACAGGCCGCCCGGGAGACACTGGAGCAGGCCCAGCAGCTGCTGGAGGAGTACCCGGAGCAGACGGCGAAGCTGTCCACGGCGGCTAAGGCCAAGCGGGTCAATGACCGCAGCAATCCCGCCTATCGCTGGGTGGCGCTGGCTATTATTGTGGCGGGCATCGCCGCCGTGGTGTACGGCATTATGGCCCTGATCCGTGGCGAGAATGTGGGCGTGTACTTCGCCCTGTTCGGTCTGGCGGCCATCTTCTTCTTTTCCGGCGCCCATGTGCTGCCTACCGCCAAGAACAACAAGAAAGCCATCGCCCAGGAGTGGGAGCGCTCCATCTCCGACGTGGCGGCCCTGCTGCCGGAGGACTTCCCGGTGCCGGCCCGATACGCCCACCCTGTGGTGCTGCAGCGGATGATCCGGGTGCTGCGGGAGGGCCGTGCCCAGAGCGTGGGGGAGGCCCTGAACGTCATGAAAAAGGATCTGAAGGCCCTGAACGCCTCCGTGCAGGTAGAGCAGGAGGAATATGACGAGGTAGTGGCCATTAAGCCCATGTTCCTGCTGTGGGACTACGAATAA
- a CDS encoding carbon starvation CstA family protein, producing MISFLICLALLIGGYFLYGKVVENTFGPDDRETPAVKINDGVDYVVLPQWKLFMIQLLNIAGLGPIFGALQGALWGPIVFLWITFGTIFAGGVHDYFSGMMSERNNGASISEISGIYLGGFMKNVMRVFSVVLLIMVGTVFAVGPAGLIVTLFKNGGSNGIVTTTLFWLIIVLVYYFIATFLSIDKIIGKIYPVFGICLIVMAAGVIIGIFVKPEYTIPELWDNFRSMHPKGTPVWSFMFITVACGAISGFHSTQSPLMARCMKSEKQGHFVFYGAMVSEGIIALVWAAAGCALYEVTGGLNTGLAEILANGQSAAIYDVCVKTMGKVGVALAMLGVIACPITSGDTAFRSARLVLADWFKLDQKKWKNRLLLCVPVLGVGAILGVGNALGAIDYTIIWRYFSWTNQTLAMIVLWAASMYLFYDKKNYWLTAVPATFMSAVSATYFLLGNECLGQLINHKAADGTIIYNTAVAYPVGIAVAALFLGIFLYTIKKRHTQPHYETLGK from the coding sequence ATGATTAGTTTTCTGATCTGTCTTGCTTTGCTGATCGGCGGCTACTTCCTGTACGGCAAGGTCGTGGAGAACACCTTCGGCCCCGACGACCGTGAAACGCCTGCCGTAAAGATCAACGACGGCGTGGACTATGTGGTTCTGCCCCAGTGGAAGCTGTTCATGATCCAGCTGCTGAACATTGCGGGCCTCGGTCCTATCTTCGGCGCTTTGCAGGGTGCTCTGTGGGGCCCCATCGTGTTCCTGTGGATCACCTTCGGCACCATCTTCGCTGGCGGCGTCCACGACTATTTCTCCGGTATGATGAGCGAGCGCAACAACGGTGCCTCCATCTCCGAGATCTCCGGCATCTATCTGGGCGGCTTCATGAAGAACGTCATGCGTGTGTTCAGCGTGGTGCTGCTGATTATGGTGGGTACGGTGTTTGCTGTTGGCCCTGCCGGCCTGATCGTCACCCTGTTCAAGAACGGCGGCTCCAACGGTATCGTCACCACCACGCTGTTCTGGCTGATTATCGTGCTGGTCTATTACTTCATCGCCACCTTCCTGTCCATCGACAAGATCATCGGCAAGATTTATCCCGTGTTTGGTATCTGCCTGATCGTTATGGCAGCGGGCGTGATCATCGGTATCTTTGTCAAGCCTGAGTATACCATTCCTGAGCTGTGGGACAACTTCCGCTCCATGCATCCCAAGGGAACGCCCGTGTGGAGTTTCATGTTCATCACCGTGGCCTGCGGTGCTATCTCCGGCTTCCATTCCACGCAGAGCCCCCTGATGGCTCGCTGCATGAAGAGCGAGAAGCAGGGTCACTTCGTGTTCTACGGCGCCATGGTTTCCGAGGGTATCATTGCGCTGGTGTGGGCCGCTGCCGGCTGCGCCCTGTATGAGGTCACCGGTGGCCTGAATACCGGTCTGGCCGAGATTCTGGCCAACGGTCAGTCTGCCGCCATCTACGATGTGTGTGTCAAGACCATGGGTAAGGTCGGCGTGGCTCTGGCCATGCTGGGCGTGATTGCCTGCCCCATCACCTCTGGCGATACGGCCTTCCGCAGCGCCCGTCTGGTGCTGGCCGACTGGTTCAAGCTGGACCAGAAGAAGTGGAAGAACCGTCTGCTGCTGTGTGTACCCGTGCTGGGTGTCGGCGCTATTTTGGGCGTGGGTAATGCTCTGGGTGCCATCGACTACACCATCATCTGGCGTTACTTCAGCTGGACCAACCAGACTTTGGCTATGATCGTGCTGTGGGCCGCCTCCATGTACCTGTTCTACGACAAGAAGAACTACTGGCTGACGGCTGTCCCCGCTACCTTCATGAGCGCCGTGTCCGCCACCTACTTCTTGCTGGGCAACGAGTGCTTGGGCCAGCTTATCAACCACAAGGCCGCTGACGGCACCATCATCTACAATACCGCTGTGGCGTATCCCGTTGGTATCGCTGTGGCAGCGCTGTTCTTGGGTATCTTCCTGTATACCATCAAAAAGCGCCATACGCAGCCTCACTATGAGACGCTGGGCAAGTAA
- a CDS encoding 4Fe-4S dicluster domain-containing protein gives MRNLYCNVEALRKQVFAAVAKLAYEGGDYCSRMEKLPYEIIPGEAGTYRESIFLERAIVGERIRLAMGLPLRDVTEENMISDGVEASAISEKYYDPPLINIIKYACHACPDTHYEVTQACQGCLAKHCYQSCPKGAIELEHGRARIDQTKCIKCGRCKEACSYQAIIKFLRPCQEACGMNAIGKDQYGRADIDHEKCVNCGQCLVNCPFGAIVDKGQIFQLIHAIKKGEKVIAIIAPAFWGQFGEKVTPGQILTAMKQLGFEGLEEVAVGADLCAVEEAEEFMEHVPARQPFMATSCCPAWSVMAKKEFPGFAPYISMTMTPMVLTARLQKRKHPDCKIAFIGPCAAKKLEASRRSVRSEVDFVLTFEELRGMFAAKDIDFSQIPDTEAHYKASAPGVGFAASGGVAKAVEKVIQTKNPDREVKTVYAAGLRACRQMLRVARSGKYDGYLLEGMACPGGCIAGAGTVQPPEKSRRMLEQYEARAALDNPLDSEYMEDIELLYEDPENWDRVSRH, from the coding sequence ATGAGAAATTTGTACTGCAACGTGGAGGCGCTGCGTAAGCAGGTCTTTGCCGCTGTGGCAAAACTGGCCTATGAGGGTGGGGACTACTGCTCCCGCATGGAGAAGCTGCCCTATGAGATCATCCCCGGTGAGGCGGGGACCTATCGGGAATCCATTTTTCTGGAGCGGGCCATCGTTGGTGAGCGCATCCGGCTGGCCATGGGTCTGCCGCTGCGGGACGTGACGGAGGAGAACATGATCTCCGACGGCGTGGAGGCTAGCGCCATCTCCGAAAAATACTACGATCCACCGCTGATCAACATCATCAAGTACGCCTGTCACGCATGCCCGGACACCCACTACGAGGTGACGCAGGCCTGTCAGGGGTGCTTGGCCAAGCACTGCTATCAGTCCTGCCCCAAGGGCGCCATCGAGCTGGAGCATGGCCGGGCCCGCATCGATCAGACCAAATGCATCAAGTGCGGCCGCTGCAAGGAGGCCTGCTCCTATCAGGCCATCATCAAATTCCTGCGGCCCTGTCAGGAGGCCTGCGGCATGAACGCCATCGGCAAGGACCAGTATGGCCGGGCGGACATCGACCATGAAAAATGCGTCAACTGCGGCCAGTGTCTGGTGAACTGCCCCTTCGGCGCCATTGTGGACAAGGGCCAGATCTTCCAGCTGATCCACGCCATCAAGAAGGGGGAGAAGGTCATCGCCATCATCGCCCCGGCCTTCTGGGGCCAGTTTGGTGAAAAGGTCACCCCCGGCCAGATCCTCACCGCCATGAAGCAGCTGGGCTTCGAAGGACTGGAGGAGGTGGCGGTGGGCGCCGACCTCTGCGCCGTGGAGGAGGCGGAGGAGTTCATGGAGCACGTCCCCGCCAGACAGCCCTTTATGGCAACCTCCTGCTGCCCGGCATGGTCCGTCATGGCCAAGAAGGAGTTCCCCGGCTTTGCGCCGTACATCTCCATGACCATGACCCCCATGGTGCTGACGGCCCGACTCCAGAAGCGGAAGCACCCCGACTGCAAGATCGCCTTTATTGGCCCCTGCGCCGCCAAGAAGCTGGAGGCCAGCCGCCGCAGTGTCCGCAGCGAGGTGGACTTCGTGCTGACCTTTGAGGAGCTGCGGGGAATGTTCGCCGCCAAGGATATCGACTTCTCCCAAATCCCTGATACGGAGGCTCACTATAAGGCGTCGGCTCCCGGCGTGGGCTTTGCTGCCTCCGGCGGCGTGGCTAAGGCCGTGGAGAAGGTGATCCAGACCAAGAATCCGGATCGGGAGGTCAAGACGGTGTACGCTGCGGGCTTGCGGGCCTGCCGCCAGATGCTGCGGGTGGCCCGGTCCGGCAAATACGACGGCTATCTGCTGGAGGGCATGGCCTGCCCTGGCGGCTGCATCGCAGGCGCCGGTACGGTTCAGCCGCCGGAGAAGTCCCGGCGGATGCTGGAGCAGTACGAGGCTCGGGCGGCGCTGGACAACCCACTGGATTCGGAGTATATGGAGGACATTGAGCTGCTGTACGAGGATCCGGAGAACTGGGACCGTGTGTCCCGGCACTGA
- a CDS encoding DUF2284 domain-containing protein: protein MDIREYTSPTLPVAQFVERYVDTAHYDTGCRGCDNYGQVWVCPPYDFSVPDYWGGFREVCLRGVQLRFSPEEQARSYDPEELAERLRQLFSRTARQMILRLREEYPRSDILTVGGCHLCEHCTRPEGRSCRYPEGIGYTLESLGCDVSTAAEQLLGWPLLWSRKGCLPEYMALVCGVLIR, encoded by the coding sequence ATGGACATTCGGGAATATACCTCCCCCACCCTGCCGGTGGCTCAATTCGTGGAGCGGTATGTGGACACCGCCCACTATGACACCGGGTGCCGGGGGTGTGATAACTACGGGCAGGTGTGGGTATGTCCCCCCTATGATTTCTCCGTGCCCGACTACTGGGGCGGGTTCCGGGAGGTCTGCCTGCGGGGCGTGCAGCTCCGGTTCTCCCCGGAGGAGCAGGCCCGCAGCTATGATCCGGAGGAGCTGGCGGAGCGACTACGGCAGCTGTTCTCCCGGACGGCCCGGCAGATGATCCTCCGGCTGCGGGAGGAGTATCCCCGGTCGGATATCCTCACCGTGGGCGGGTGCCATCTGTGTGAGCACTGCACCCGGCCGGAGGGCCGGTCCTGCCGGTATCCGGAGGGCATCGGCTATACGCTGGAGTCTTTGGGCTGCGACGTGTCCACTGCGGCGGAGCAGCTGCTGGGCTGGCCGCTGCTGTGGAGCCGGAAGGGATGCCTGCCGGAGTATATGGCACTGGTCTGCGGCGTGCTGATACGGTGA
- a CDS encoding AEC family transporter, with protein MIESFLSVGTQVLILFLMIGTGFVLGKLHLITHKGAVSMSNLLMYVVSPCILIVVFQRPLETETFHNFWVALLAALVIHGINILVSELVIRDRDPMRKSFFRFSAIFSNCGFMAVPLQTAILGSLGVFYGSAYLLVFTVLTWTLGIQLVKGGKMAFSWRTLLMNPGVIGVAIAMVLYLLQITLPEIILSPITYLSDMNTPLPMVVIGYQLSQADFRRALHGASFWVSAALRLLILPLLALGVCMLMRLDSGVTLAVVIAASTPPAALLGMFAAKFDKDVSLAPSLVAVQTLLSMITMPLVLGLAKFLV; from the coding sequence ATGATCGAATCATTTCTCTCGGTAGGCACACAGGTGCTGATCCTGTTCCTCATGATCGGCACGGGCTTCGTGCTGGGGAAGCTGCACCTCATCACCCACAAGGGTGCGGTGTCCATGTCCAACCTGCTGATGTATGTGGTGTCCCCCTGCATCCTCATCGTGGTGTTCCAGCGGCCGCTGGAGACGGAGACCTTCCACAATTTCTGGGTGGCGCTGCTGGCGGCGCTGGTGATCCACGGCATCAATATTCTGGTCAGTGAACTGGTCATCCGGGACCGGGATCCCATGCGAAAGAGCTTCTTCCGATTTTCCGCCATTTTCTCCAACTGCGGCTTTATGGCGGTGCCGCTGCAGACGGCTATCCTGGGTTCACTGGGTGTGTTCTACGGCTCGGCCTATCTGCTGGTGTTCACCGTCCTGACTTGGACGCTGGGCATCCAGCTGGTGAAGGGCGGCAAGATGGCGTTCTCATGGCGCACGCTGCTGATGAATCCCGGTGTGATCGGCGTGGCCATCGCCATGGTGCTGTACCTGCTGCAGATCACTCTGCCGGAGATCATTCTATCCCCCATTACATATCTCTCCGACATGAATACGCCCCTGCCCATGGTGGTCATCGGCTACCAGCTGTCTCAGGCAGATTTCCGCCGGGCGCTGCACGGGGCCAGCTTCTGGGTGTCGGCGGCACTGCGGCTGCTGATTTTGCCGCTGCTGGCACTGGGGGTGTGTATGCTGATGCGGCTGGACTCCGGCGTGACGCTGGCGGTGGTCATTGCGGCCAGCACACCTCCGGCGGCGCTGCTGGGGATGTTCGCCGCCAAGTTCGACAAGGATGTGTCTCTGGCACCGTCGCTGGTGGCGGTGCAGACGCTGCTGTCCATGATCACTATGCCGCTGGTGCTGGGACTGGCGAAGTTCCTGGTTTGA
- the nifJ gene encoding pyruvate:ferredoxin (flavodoxin) oxidoreductase: MSDKKVMKTMDGNEACATVAYHFTDVAGIYPITPSSPMSEKVDEWSAAGKKNMFGQPVRLVEMQSEAGAAGALHGVAEAGALATTFTSSQGLLLMIPNLYIMAGHRMPAVFHVAARSVAQHANNIFGDHQDVMSCRTTGVTMMSTGSVQEVMDLAAVAHLTTIKTRVPFIHFHDGFRTSHEIQKIEVIDLDKVEKLLDRQALEDYHAIAMNPEHPVMRTTVQGPDVYYQSQEANNGAYDSIPAVVEGYMQGINEITGRDYHIFNYYGAKDADRVMVMMGSACECAREVVDYLCAKGEKVGLMQIHLFRPFDMEYFLNALPKTVKKIAAMDRSKEPGAIAGAVYLDVCAAFANRSDAPEIYGGRYGLASKDVTPAQLKAVFDNMKDESGKHLFTIGVNDDVTHLSLDVHEPLITESADTVSCKFWGLGSDGTVGANKNSAKIIGDYAGMYTQAYFEYDSKKSYGITKSHLRFSKSPIRSTYLIKAADFLACHSQSYITRYDMIHEIKDGGTFLLNTSWTEEELTEKLPGDVKQYIARHNVQFYIVDANRLARELGLGNHANMILQAAFFKLSGVMPVEDAVRHMKEAVQKTYAKKGEKVVNMNMAAVDAGINSPVKVNVPADWANAADDRTVDESLPDVVKNIVVPCNRQRGDDLPVSAFLPYQDGTYPLGTSKYDKRGIAAFLPQWDSNKCLQCNQCTFVCPHAAIRAYLVDEEEAAAAPAAFTTVPAKGAKGLQYRLQVSTLDCTGCGSCAASCLSKDKALTMQPVDDTMYDETNWNYALSLKDKPGVFDRKTLKGSQFSQPLVEFSGACAGCGETPYAKLITQLYGEKTYWVNGVGCSLAWAGAFPSLPYTKNKEGRGPAFYGTLFEDQAENGLGVVLATKQRRAYVKQVAQQLLPLVPGTELETAINAWLSSFDDLDANDADARKLTAALESASLTGEAAELAEKLLKNKDQLGKKVVWLFGGDGWAYDIGYGGLDHVMASGEDINVFVVDTEVYSNTGGQSSKATPVGASAKFADGGKKTAKKDLGRLMMTYPNVYVASVAMGANPAQLMKAVTEAVAHKGPSIVIAYAPCINHGIKAGMNNVQAEMKKAVDCGLWPLYRYDPNKTEKPFSLDYKKPSVPVEEFFNGEVRYAGLKIKYPETAAKLFAEAQVEADARYETYVALAHSYNKD, translated from the coding sequence ATGTCTGATAAGAAAGTCATGAAAACCATGGACGGTAACGAGGCCTGTGCCACCGTTGCCTACCATTTCACCGATGTAGCCGGTATCTACCCCATCACTCCCTCCTCTCCCATGAGCGAGAAGGTGGACGAGTGGTCTGCCGCCGGCAAGAAGAATATGTTCGGCCAGCCGGTGCGGCTGGTAGAGATGCAGTCCGAGGCGGGCGCTGCCGGCGCCCTCCACGGCGTGGCGGAGGCCGGTGCGCTGGCCACCACCTTCACCTCCTCGCAGGGCCTGCTGCTGATGATCCCCAACCTGTACATCATGGCCGGTCACCGGATGCCCGCCGTGTTCCACGTGGCGGCCCGTTCCGTGGCCCAGCACGCCAACAACATCTTCGGTGACCATCAGGATGTCATGAGCTGCCGTACCACCGGCGTCACCATGATGTCCACCGGCAGCGTGCAGGAGGTCATGGATCTGGCTGCCGTGGCCCACCTGACCACCATCAAGACCCGTGTACCCTTCATCCACTTCCACGACGGCTTCCGCACCAGCCACGAGATCCAGAAGATCGAGGTCATCGACCTGGACAAGGTGGAGAAGCTGCTGGACCGTCAGGCGCTGGAGGACTATCATGCCATCGCCATGAACCCGGAGCATCCGGTGATGCGTACCACCGTGCAGGGTCCCGACGTCTACTACCAGTCTCAGGAGGCCAACAACGGCGCCTATGACAGCATCCCCGCTGTGGTAGAGGGGTATATGCAGGGCATCAACGAGATCACCGGTCGGGACTACCACATTTTCAATTACTACGGCGCCAAGGATGCCGACCGTGTCATGGTGATGATGGGCTCCGCCTGCGAGTGCGCCCGTGAGGTGGTGGACTATCTGTGTGCCAAGGGCGAGAAGGTGGGCCTGATGCAGATCCATCTGTTCCGCCCCTTCGACATGGAGTATTTCCTGAACGCCCTGCCCAAGACGGTGAAGAAGATCGCCGCCATGGACCGCTCCAAGGAGCCCGGCGCCATTGCCGGCGCTGTGTATCTGGATGTGTGCGCCGCCTTTGCCAACCGCAGCGACGCCCCGGAGATCTACGGCGGCCGCTATGGTCTGGCCTCCAAGGACGTGACACCCGCCCAGCTGAAGGCCGTGTTCGACAACATGAAGGATGAAAGCGGCAAGCACCTGTTCACCATCGGCGTCAACGACGATGTGACTCACCTGTCTCTGGATGTCCATGAGCCTCTCATCACCGAGTCCGCCGACACCGTGTCCTGCAAGTTCTGGGGTCTGGGCTCCGATGGTACGGTGGGTGCCAATAAGAACTCCGCCAAGATCATCGGTGACTACGCCGGTATGTATACGCAGGCCTACTTCGAGTACGACTCCAAGAAGTCCTACGGCATCACCAAGAGCCACCTGCGGTTCAGTAAGAGCCCCATCCGCTCCACCTATCTCATCAAGGCGGCGGATTTTCTGGCCTGCCACTCCCAGTCCTACATCACTCGCTACGACATGATCCACGAGATCAAGGACGGCGGCACCTTCCTGCTGAACACCTCCTGGACCGAGGAGGAGCTGACGGAGAAGCTGCCCGGCGACGTCAAGCAGTACATCGCCCGCCACAACGTGCAGTTCTATATCGTGGACGCCAACCGTCTGGCCCGTGAGCTGGGCTTGGGCAACCACGCCAACATGATCCTGCAGGCCGCCTTCTTCAAGCTCTCCGGTGTGATGCCGGTGGAGGACGCCGTGCGCCACATGAAGGAGGCTGTGCAAAAGACCTACGCCAAGAAGGGCGAAAAGGTGGTCAACATGAACATGGCCGCCGTGGACGCCGGTATCAACAGCCCTGTGAAGGTCAACGTTCCCGCTGACTGGGCGAATGCCGCCGACGACCGCACCGTGGACGAGAGCCTGCCGGATGTGGTGAAGAACATCGTGGTCCCCTGCAACCGTCAGCGTGGCGACGATCTGCCTGTGTCCGCCTTCCTGCCCTATCAGGACGGCACCTATCCGCTGGGTACCTCCAAGTACGACAAGCGTGGCATTGCCGCCTTCCTGCCCCAGTGGGACAGCAACAAGTGCCTGCAGTGCAACCAGTGTACCTTTGTCTGCCCCCATGCCGCCATCCGGGCCTATCTGGTGGACGAGGAGGAGGCCGCTGCGGCTCCCGCCGCCTTCACCACCGTTCCCGCCAAGGGAGCCAAGGGCTTGCAGTACCGCCTGCAGGTCAGCACGCTGGACTGCACCGGCTGCGGCAGCTGCGCCGCTTCCTGCCTTTCCAAGGATAAGGCCTTGACGATGCAGCCTGTGGATGATACTATGTATGATGAAACCAATTGGAACTATGCCCTGTCCCTGAAGGACAAGCCCGGTGTGTTCGACCGCAAGACCCTCAAGGGCAGCCAGTTCAGCCAGCCGCTGGTGGAGTTCTCCGGCGCCTGCGCCGGCTGCGGTGAGACCCCCTATGCCAAGCTCATCACCCAGCTGTACGGCGAAAAGACCTACTGGGTCAACGGCGTGGGCTGCTCTCTGGCTTGGGCCGGTGCATTCCCGTCCCTGCCCTATACCAAGAACAAGGAGGGCCGTGGCCCTGCCTTCTATGGCACCCTGTTCGAGGATCAGGCCGAGAACGGTCTGGGTGTGGTGCTGGCCACCAAGCAGCGCCGGGCCTACGTCAAGCAGGTGGCTCAGCAGCTGCTGCCGCTGGTCCCCGGCACGGAGCTGGAGACGGCCATCAACGCTTGGCTGTCCTCCTTCGACGATCTGGATGCCAACGATGCCGATGCCCGCAAGCTGACGGCGGCTCTGGAGTCCGCCTCCCTCACCGGTGAGGCTGCCGAGCTGGCCGAGAAGCTGCTGAAGAACAAGGATCAGCTGGGCAAGAAGGTGGTATGGCTTTTCGGCGGCGACGGCTGGGCCTACGACATCGGCTACGGTGGTCTGGATCACGTCATGGCCTCCGGCGAGGACATCAACGTCTTTGTGGTGGATACCGAGGTGTACTCCAACACCGGCGGCCAGTCCTCCAAGGCCACGCCTGTGGGCGCCTCCGCCAAGTTCGCTGACGGCGGCAAAAAGACTGCCAAGAAGGATCTGGGCCGCCTGATGATGACCTATCCCAACGTGTATGTGGCCTCCGTGGCCATGGGCGCCAATCCCGCTCAGCTGATGAAGGCCGTCACCGAGGCTGTGGCCCACAAGGGTCCCTCCATCGTCATCGCCTACGCCCCCTGCATCAACCACGGCATCAAGGCCGGCATGAACAACGTGCAGGCCGAGATGAAGAAGGCTGTGGACTGCGGCCTGTGGCCCCTGTACCGTTACGATCCCAACAAGACCGAAAAGCCCTTCTCCCTGGACTATAAGAAGCCCTCTGTGCCTGTGGAGGAGTTCTTCAACGGCGAGGTCCGCTATGCCGGCCTGAAGATCAAGTATCCGGAGACGGCGGCCAAGCTCTTTGCCGAGGCTCAGGTGGAGGCAGATGCCCGCTATGAGACCTATGTGGCGCTGGCGCACAGCTACAACAAGGACTAA
- the ilvD gene encoding dihydroxy-acid dehydratase, with product MENRSKAILGMEDSAFARSLFKSMGYTDSELKEGKPLIGIANTWNTLVPGHYNLDKVAEYVKNGIYAAGGTAVEFGTIAACDGVAQGHEGMHYILPSREIICDSVEIMAQAHRLDGLVLLASCDKIVPAMLMAAARLDIPCIVCVGGPMLGGIEFDGRKSDLTSISEALGMLKAGKITECEYNSLENTACPGCGSCSFLGTANTMCCVSEALGMTLPGGALIPAAYAGRLRHSFESGRAIVELCKKGITARQILTKEAIRNAIKVTMAICGSTNAVLHLPAIANEAELDMNVLEEFEALTKTTPQIAKVNPAAKPEMEAFYRAGGIPRVMQHLGGLLDTSVMTVSGKTLAENLAGYVYEYPEDPTIIKTVEEPFSKTGGVAVLHGNLCPRTAVSKPGAIDPSMHRFVGKAKCYNSEEEAEEAILGGKIQAGDVVVIRYEGPKGGPGMREMFKAMKYMYGVGLSKSAALITDGRFSGTNNGCFVGHISPEAAEGGPLAIVHDGDEILIDVDEGVLELHVSDEEIAERYKTLELPKKNIPNGYLRLYAKVAASADEGAIIKA from the coding sequence ATGGAAAACCGTAGTAAGGCGATCCTTGGCATGGAGGACAGCGCATTTGCCCGCTCCCTGTTCAAGTCCATGGGCTACACGGACAGCGAACTGAAGGAGGGCAAGCCCCTGATCGGCATTGCCAACACCTGGAACACGCTGGTTCCCGGCCACTACAATCTGGACAAGGTGGCTGAGTATGTGAAAAACGGCATCTATGCCGCCGGCGGCACCGCTGTGGAGTTCGGCACCATCGCTGCCTGCGATGGTGTGGCACAGGGCCATGAGGGTATGCACTACATTCTGCCCTCCCGTGAGATCATCTGCGACTCCGTGGAGATCATGGCACAGGCCCACCGGCTGGACGGTCTGGTGCTGCTGGCCTCCTGCGATAAGATCGTGCCTGCCATGCTGATGGCGGCGGCTCGTCTGGATATCCCCTGCATTGTCTGCGTGGGCGGTCCCATGCTGGGCGGCATCGAGTTCGACGGCCGTAAGTCCGACCTGACCTCCATCTCCGAGGCCCTGGGTATGCTGAAGGCCGGTAAGATCACCGAGTGCGAGTACAACTCTCTGGAGAACACCGCCTGTCCCGGCTGCGGCTCCTGTTCCTTCCTTGGCACCGCCAACACCATGTGCTGCGTGTCCGAGGCACTGGGCATGACCCTGCCCGGTGGCGCTCTGATCCCCGCTGCTTACGCCGGCCGTCTGCGCCACTCCTTCGAGTCCGGCCGTGCCATTGTAGAGCTGTGCAAGAAGGGCATCACCGCCCGTCAGATCCTCACCAAGGAGGCCATCCGCAACGCCATCAAGGTGACCATGGCCATCTGCGGCTCCACCAACGCCGTGCTGCACCTGCCCGCCATCGCCAACGAGGCGGAGCTGGATATGAACGTGCTGGAGGAGTTCGAGGCTCTTACCAAGACCACGCCCCAGATCGCCAAGGTCAATCCCGCTGCCAAGCCGGAGATGGAGGCCTTCTACCGGGCCGGTGGTATCCCCCGTGTCATGCAGCATCTGGGCGGCCTGCTGGATACCTCCGTCATGACCGTCAGCGGCAAGACGCTGGCCGAGAATCTGGCCGGCTACGTCTACGAGTATCCGGAGGATCCCACCATCATCAAGACGGTGGAGGAGCCTTTCTCCAAGACCGGCGGCGTGGCCGTTCTGCACGGCAACCTCTGCCCCCGTACCGCCGTTTCCAAGCCCGGCGCCATCGATCCCTCCATGCACCGCTTTGTGGGTAAGGCCAAGTGCTACAACAGCGAGGAGGAGGCCGAGGAGGCCATCCTGGGCGGCAAGATCCAGGCCGGCGACGTGGTGGTCATCCGCTACGAGGGTCCCAAGGGCGGCCCAGGTATGCGTGAGATGTTCAAGGCCATGAAGTATATGTACGGTGTGGGCCTGAGCAAGTCCGCTGCCCTGATCACCGACGGCCGGTTCTCCGGCACCAACAACGGCTGCTTCGTGGGACATATCTCTCCGGAGGCTGCCGAGGGCGGTCCTCTGGCCATCGTTCACGACGGCGACGAGATCCTCATCGACGTGGATGAGGGCGTTCTGGAGCTGCACGTCTCCGACGAGGAGATCGCTGAGCGCTACAAGACACTGGAACTGCCCAAGAAGAACATCCCCAACGGCTATCTGCGGCTGTATGCCAAGGTGGCTGCCTCTGCCGACGAGGGCGCTATCATCAAGGCGTAA